The Telopea speciosissima isolate NSW1024214 ecotype Mountain lineage chromosome 11, Tspe_v1, whole genome shotgun sequence genome includes the window ATTGATCTCGGTGAAAATAGTTTTGTTGGACCCGTCCCTAACAACTTAGCAAATCTTCAAAACCTTCAATGGTTCAGCATTGAAGAAAATCAATGTGGAACAGGGGAAGCTGATGATTTAGATTTTGTATATTCTTTGGTCAATTGTACAAATCTAATGATGTTACAATTAGACATCAATGGTTTTAAGGGTCCCCTTCCCAACTTTAAAGCCAATCTCTCAACACAACTCTCAATACTTTATTTGGGAAAGAATGAAATATCTGGAACCATTCCTGTTGGGATTGAGAATCTTGTCAACTtgacctttttgggtttggagggGAACTTTCTCGAAGGTAATATTCCGTCTGTCATAGGAATGCTTCCAAAACTTCAAAGATTATTCTTGGGTGGAAATAGACTTTCAGGACAGATACCTTCCTCTATAggcaatctcactcttttgtatGAACTCCATTTAGAAGGAAACAACTTGAATGGAAGCATCCCTTCCAGCATTGGAAATTGTCACCAGTTACAGCATCTTACCATTGGTAATAATAGCCTCCAAGGCCCAATACCTAAACAACTCTTCCTTATTTCCTCCTTATCATTATCTCTCAACTTGTCTTATAATTCTCTGATCGGTTCCCTTCCAATTGAAATCGGTAACTTGAAAAGTCTTTCTACAATAGATATCTCTAAAAACAGATTGTCTGGAGAAATACCCTCCTCCATTGGTGATTGCAATAGTTTGGAATATCTTTATATGGGGGGTAATTTCTTTGAAGGAACCATTCCTCAATCTCTAACTCGTTTGAAGGGGCTTCAAGATTTAGATCTCTCACACAACAACGTTTCAGGGCAAATCCCGAAAGATCTAGAAAAGCTTTCAGCATTGCAGAGTTTGAATTTATCCTTCAATAATCTTGAAGGGGAGGTACCAACAAAAGGAATCTTCGGAAATGCAAGTGCAATTTTCGTGAATGGAAATGGTAAGCTTTGTGGCGGAATTGTGGAGTTACATCTGCCTGCATGTACAAACCATGGATCTACGAAACAAGAAAAGTCCAATGCTCTTAGAATAGTTTTGGCGATAATCGGTGTGGTTCTTGGTTTTATTTTGATATATTCCTTTCTTATTCTCTattggagaagaagatcaaaaagtAAACCTCCATCCACCCTATTAATCGATGAACGTTTCTTAAAACTCTCTTACAAAGATCTGTTCCAAGCTACTGGAGGATTTTCTTCAGCTAATTTCATAGGTTCCGGTAGTTTTGGCTCTGTATACAAAGGTATTATCGACCAAGATGAAACAATTGTTGCAGTCAAGGTATTCAACCTTCAAATTCCAAGAGTCTACAAGAGTTTTATGGCTGAATGTAGAGCATTAAGAAAAATTCGGCATCGAAATCTTGTCAAGATTTTAACTTCTTGTTCAAGTATTGATTCAAAAGGAAAAGATTTCAAAGCCCTTGTTTATGAGTTCATGCCCAATGGGAGTCTAGATGATTGGTTGCACTTGCCGATGGAGGCACATAATCATTCAAGAAATTTAAACTTTCTTCAAAGATTAAACATCGCAATTGATGTGGCTTCTGCTTTGGATTACCTTCATCATAATTGTCATGTGCCAATTGTTCATTGTGACTTGAAGCCAAGCAATGTTCTACTTGACATAGATATGATTGCACATGTCAGTGATTTTGGTTTGGCGAGGCTACTTTTGGAACCTGATGACAATTCATCCGAGACTCAAACTAGCACCATTGGGATAAAAGGATCTATTGGCTATGCTGCTCCAGGTAACAAATAAACAatacaattttattttaagttatcaATCAATACATtaaatttgtattccatttattcTATCTATTCTAATCATAATCTTTATGTATGCTATTAAACATGACCCAAATAATGGTTTAGAAAAATGGTCTAGATCTAAAGATCATGTTTATTAGGTTAATACTTCAATCCAACTAGTATTGGATATTCATATCTTGTTCTTAATAGTTGATTGAGTAAATCAACACACTTTTCTATCTTAATTAGGATGGATCATGGTTTTCTtcatgttattttattattatggtTTTTTATTCATGTTCATTTCAATTAGGAATTCATTATAGTAAGAACAAATTGGATTCTGGTATCTAATTTGACCGAATTTAGATTGGATTCTTTTTAACATTATCAAAAGAATCATGGTTttcaaattgaagaaatgaCAATGTAACTTGCTAATTTTGAATAATATGTTCACAGTTTTCATATCTCAGACCGTAATTTCtattgtataaaaaaaaaatgcaaatctCTTATTGATATACTAACGTGAAGTTTCTAAATTTCAGAATATGGAATATGTGGAAGTGCAACTATACAAGGGGACGTGTTTAGCTATGGGATCCTTTTATTGGAGATGTTCACAGGAAAAAGGCCAACAGATCAGATGTTTACGGATGACTTAAATCTCCATAATTTTGCAAAAACAGCTTTACCCGTACATGTGATGCAAATTTTAGATCCAACATTCCTACCCAGGGaagaaaaaagtgaagaaattgaagagattGCTACCAATAAGATTAAAGGTCCTAGTCATAGGATAGATCAATTGCAAGATTGCATAACGtcaataattgaaattgcaGTCCAGTGCTCCATGGAATCTCCAAGAGAACGTATGGGCATGAATGATGTCGTGAGGAGACTACATTTAATCAAAGGGAAATTTTCTTGAAGCAAGAATCTATCAATCAATCAGAGCAACTATGCCTAATTGGAAGGTGATTCTGAATTTATTATCTTTGTATTTATTGTATTGTCTTTGCTGCTTAATGCTCATGAAAAACTGGGGAAAAGAAAGTTCTTGATCATGCAGAAGAAGTAGGTTGATCTAGGGTTAATCacactagggttttaaaaaaaaaaaaaaaaaaaactgaattgatACCGATATGGATACCGATCAGGGTCTGAATTTAGGAGGGGAAGGGTGTCGCGCCCATTCGATGTCCTGTGTTTCTCGATCCCTCCTTTGCCTTCtctatcaatctctctctctctctctctctctctctctctttcatcatCCCCATCCATCCATTGTCTTTCTGCCCCCTTCCTCTTTCTGATTGATTTAACCCTTCATAGATTGAGATAATCAGAGACTTTTTAATGCAGCAGATCGAAGACAATACTCGGACATGAAGACTTGGTGTTCAACAATGTTCAAGCCTAGCTTGTTCTAAGGAATATTGAGCCCTAAAGAGCTAGGAGAGAACCAGTAATTAATGGTCCGGAGAAAGTAAGAATATTGGAATGAAATCCCCAAGCTTCAATTTGTGTACTCTCTGGCATGACAATTTGAAGTTCTTAATTGGACTCAGCATGGAAGACTTACtccagttttttcttttctattttgagaAGAAGTGTACGTGTGGTTGAAGGATTatagaagaaataaataatattttagcAAAAATTGCTTCATTAATTTTGGTAGGAACTTATCTTCTCACTCCCCTCCTCCCACAACCAAAGCTACCCAAGCATATGTGGGGAGAGGGCCGGAGCATCTATCAAATTGAGCTTCAATATAATGGAAATGTGGTTTGTAAACCAGTAGGGGATTCTTTAATTTGGtgtgttttttgtgtttttttttaacagatCATTCATATATGGGGTTAAATGGATGAGTTGTGGGAAATCTGGGTTTTGAGATCATCGATCTCTTCTGCATGCCAATTATGCTTCAAAAAGCGTTCATTATCATTATTGAGATACGGGCAAGATGGCTAAGATAATATTATCTGCTATGTATGTATCTATTTGGAATGAAGGCAGCctggaaaggagaaataaaaagaGGCAACCTAGAAGGCCTTTGAGGCAGTTTTAGTTAGTAACTTGGCAATGATCTTATAAATAACATTACACAGGTTTATAGCTAGGCCTAAAGTAAGATACTCAGGATGCCACATCTTTTTTAGGAATCAAGCAGATGAGAGTATGATTGCACgcagggggagggagagagaagcaaaaaagaaatcctaaaCACAAAATTACAGAAATCTGAGCCATAATGTCCTAGAACTTGTAGTAAAAGCAGGCCTGGAAACCATCAGGTCCTACGTACTCCAATAGAGAAATTTGCATGTTTAATTTCATCATAATTAGGTATAGATGAAATGGTTCAAAGCAATATTAGAGAAGGATCACTGAACCTATCAAAAAGACACTCAACAAAATTAGGGTCCAAAGGACAGGAAGATATGAAAATGTTGAAGGAAACACGCAATAAGGTACGTAATATATATCCTTTAAATAAGTTATAATTTTCTCTTAAAGACATTAACAGAGTAGCTAACTTAGTGCTccactcaatagtcaatacgaTATAGGAGTGGCGCACTAAGTTCCACAAAGATAGTCAGTCTCGTTTGAAATTATTCAAATCTTGAAACTAGAAAATTAAGGCCCAAAGATTTAAACAAACTTGATTGGTCAATGACTGAGGTGGAGAAGGCACTACCACGTACTGCTCCTTTACACTTACAAAATCCCCTGGGGTCTTCAATGGGAAGTTTGGAAGAGAAAAATTAAAGTTATGGTGAAGAAAACACGCAATCTCAAGGATTTAAAAATCAGTCTCTGGCTGATctgattctgatccaaatcTGCCGAGGCTGTTGCCGATTCtgattgattttgattgattctaATCGATTCAGCTCGATCGGGTCGAATCAATTtgaaaactatatatatatatatatatatatatatatatatatatatatatatatatatatatataaggttaAGATCAGGTTTATCCCAATTGTTTCGATTCTATTTTATCCTAATTAAACATccttgcctttccatgggggtgggatggtcatttcatatCTTGAATAATCTTTTAATTCTCTGACTGGTTCCCTACCAATTGAAATCAATAACTTGAAGAGTCTTTCTACAATAGGTATCTCCAAAAATAGATTGTCTGAAGAATTCCCTTACTCCATTAGTGATTGTAATAGTTTGAAATATCTTTATATgggggtaattttttttaaggaaccATTCCTCAATCTCTAACTCGTTTGAAGGGGCTTCAAGATTTAGATCTCTCAATCAACAACTTATCAGGTCAAATCCCAAAAGATCTAGAAAAGCTTTCAGCATTGCAGAGTTTGAATTTGTCCTTCAATAATCTTGAAGGGGAGGTACAAACAAAAGGAATCTTTGCAAATGCAAGTGCAATTTTTATGAATGGAAATGATATGCTTTGTGGTGGAATTTCTGAGTTACATCTGCCTGCATGCATAAACCCTGTATCTATGAAACGAGAAAAGTCCAATGcttttaggatagttttagcGATAATCGGTTTGGTGCTTGGTTTTCTTTTGATAGCTTCCTTTCTAATTCTTTattggagaagaagatcaaaaagtAAACCTCCATCCACACCATTAATAGGTGAACGGTTCTTAAGGCCTTCTTATAGAGATCTCTTCCAAGCTATTGGAGGATTTTCTTCAGCTAATTTCATAGGTTCTGGTAGTTTTGGCTCTGTATATATACAAAGGAATCATCGACCAAG containing:
- the LOC122645154 gene encoding probable LRR receptor-like serine/threonine-protein kinase At3g47570 produces the protein MAALLQLFLVFNILLLLFGSSSLMMMIVVGNNETDRFALLELKRQIYDDPYGALSSWNDSIHFCNWVGITCGNRHRQRVISLDLRGKSLGGNISPSIGNLTFLHSLHIGNNSFHGKIPQEIGNLIRLQYVVFQNNTLQGELPTSLANCTRLREIRFSRNNFVGKIPVQLFTSLSKLEVISINYNGLTGEIPASFGNISSIRSISLSYNELQGSIPETLGQLTNLFFLALVLNKLSGMFPLSLYNLSSLEKIGLTQNQLHGSLPRDIGLTLPNLIELDIGANFFSGRIPNSISNISTLETIDLGENSFVGPVPNNLANLQNLQWFSIEENQCGTGEADDLDFVYSLVNCTNLMMLQLDINGFKGPLPNFKANLSTQLSILYLGKNEISGTIPVGIENLVNLTFLGLEGNFLEGNIPSVIGMLPKLQRLFLGGNRLSGQIPSSIGNLTLLYELHLEGNNLNGSIPSSIGNCHQLQHLTIGNNSLQGPIPKQLFLISSLSLSLNLSYNSLIGSLPIEIGNLKSLSTIDISKNRLSGEIPSSIGDCNSLEYLYMGGNFFEGTIPQSLTRLKGLQDLDLSHNNVSGQIPKDLEKLSALQSLNLSFNNLEGEVPTKGIFGNASAIFVNGNGKLCGGIVELHLPACTNHGSTKQEKSNALRIVLAIIGVVLGFILIYSFLILYWRRRSKSKPPSTLLIDERFLKLSYKDLFQATGGFSSANFIGSGSFGSVYKGIIDQDETIVAVKVFNLQIPRVYKSFMAECRALRKIRHRNLVKILTSCSSIDSKGKDFKALVYEFMPNGSLDDWLHLPMEAHNHSRNLNFLQRLNIAIDVASALDYLHHNCHVPIVHCDLKPSNVLLDIDMIAHVSDFGLARLLLEPDDNSSETQTSTIGIKGSIGYAAPEYGMGGKATIQGDVFSYGILILEMFTRKIPTD